GTGCGCTGTGACGGAGTCCAAGGGCAACGGCGAGCTGGCCGAGCTGGCCGCCGAGATCGACGAGGTGGGCTACCGCGCGTCGCGCACGGTGGAGCTGGGCCGGCGCGGGTTCACCATCGCGGTGTTCTCGTTCGTGCTGCTGATCTCCCTGCTCCTGCCGTGGGTCGGCGAGCACGCGGGCTGGCGGGTGCTGGCCGGCGAAGGCGGCGGCATCCCGCAGCTGTTCGCGGCGACGTCGACCGGCGTCGGCATCCTCGCCTCGGCGCTGGCGCTGGTGACGCGCCGCTGGTGGCTGGCCTGGGTGTGCGCCGCCGGCGGCTGGTTCGCCTCGGTGGACGGGCTGCTGGCCATCT
The window above is part of the Amycolatopsis camponoti genome. Proteins encoded here:
- a CDS encoding Rv2732c family membrane protein, with the protein product MTESKGNGELAELAAEIDEVGYRASRTVELGRRGFTIAVFSFVLLISLLLPWVGEHAGWRVLAGEGGGIPQLFAATSTGVGILASALALVTRRWWLAWVCAAGGWFASVDGLLAIWSQQSSHASGAAGGGPGYGLIIAWIAMICLAVSWMRTAFSRN